The sequence below is a genomic window from Haemophilus pittmaniae.
ATGCGGTTTATTGAAAAGAAATTATCTATGAACCTGGCTACCGATAACACCTCCAAGCGCAGCTCCGCCAAGAGTTGTTGCAGCATTACCGCCGAGCATATAACCGGCAGTACCACCGATAGCAGCACCAACCGCGGTATTTTTCTGGCTGCGACTCATGTTTTCACAGCCGGCAACAGCAACGATTGTCATTAAAATAGCGAGTGTTTTTGTCATAAATTTCATAGGATCTCTCCGTGTAAAATAGAAGGCCATCAATCGTGATGGCCGCTATTAAGACAGAGGTTGGTTAAGAAAAGTTCACTTATGAAATTTGAATGTTGATTTTTATGATAAGCAGAATTAAGATTTTGCGCGATTTATTAACCCGTTAAGGACATAACATGAAAAAACTAACTCAACTTTCCCTTTCATTAATCTTAGGCTTTTCACTTTCTACCGCCTTTGCTGCAAAAACTGAGCCTTATACACAACCAGGTACGAATGCTCGTGAAATGTTGGTGGAGCAACCAATTCATTGGATTTCTGTTGCTCAATTGAAGCAGGAATTAGAAGGTAAAGCTCCAATTAACGTGAGCTTTGATATCGATGATACCGTTATGTTTACTAGTGCTTGTTTCTTCCATGGACAACAAAAGTATTCACCAGGAAAACAGGATTACTTAAAAAATCAAGACTTCTGGAATGAAGTAAATGCCGGTTGTGATGAATATTCTATTCCAAAACAAATTGCTGTGGACTTAATTAATATGCACCAAGAACGTGGCGACCAAATTTACTTTATTACTGGCCGTACTGCGGGTAATAAAGATGGTGTGACACCAGTTTTACAAAAAAACTTTAATATCAAAGATATTCATCCAGTTGAATTTATGGGCGGACGTGATCGCACAACGAAATACAATAAAACACCGGCAATTATTGAACACAAAGTGACCATTCACTACGGAGATAGTGATGATGATATCTTAGCGGCTAAAGAAGCAGGAATTCGTGGCATTCGTTTAATGCGCGCAGCTAATTCGACTTATCAGCCAATGCCAACTCTAGGTGGTTACGGTGAAGAAGTTTTGATTAACTCAAGCTACTAGTCTTAAAGATAAAAAGTAGACCGCCATTTTAAGGCGGTCTACTTTTTTATTAAGGTTATGGATTAGAAACGGATTTCAATTGAT
It includes:
- the aphA gene encoding acid phosphatase AphA; translation: MKKLTQLSLSLILGFSLSTAFAAKTEPYTQPGTNAREMLVEQPIHWISVAQLKQELEGKAPINVSFDIDDTVMFTSACFFHGQQKYSPGKQDYLKNQDFWNEVNAGCDEYSIPKQIAVDLINMHQERGDQIYFITGRTAGNKDGVTPVLQKNFNIKDIHPVEFMGGRDRTTKYNKTPAIIEHKVTIHYGDSDDDILAAKEAGIRGIRLMRAANSTYQPMPTLGGYGEEVLINSSY